One window of Phoenix dactylifera cultivar Barhee BC4 unplaced genomic scaffold, palm_55x_up_171113_PBpolish2nd_filt_p 001300F, whole genome shotgun sequence genomic DNA carries:
- the LOC120108371 gene encoding condensin-2 complex subunit H2-like produces MFKVSGMVPKSIGPDVSSTSLGSLKSCFILHLDALLASIAETEKQTELATRVSTWKERIEHTSEEQDTHPPFDIHLYGERILDKLSFKVDSGGSMSSMDVVMGQPKHDVARTFSALLQLVNNGNVDLQRAPASDEFVHLREVPSPCQKRRYGQLFDKEES; encoded by the exons ATGTTTAAGGTTTCAGGGATGGTTCCCAAGAGTATCGGACCAGATGTCAGTTCTACTTCACTTGGCTCCCTCAAGTCCTGTTTTATATTGCATCTT GATGCCCTTCTTGCTAGCATAGCTGAAACAGAGAAGCAAACAGAGTTGGCCACACGAGTTTCAACATGGAAAGAACGGATTGAACACACCTCGGAAGAGCAA GATACACACCCTCCTTTTGACATTCACTTATATGGCGAGAGAATCTTGGACAAGCTTTCCTTCAAAGTAGACAGTGGAGGAAGCATGTCCTCTATGGATGTTGTGATGGGCCAACCCAAGCATGATGTTGCAAGGACATTTTCTGCACTTCTGCAGCTG GTAAACAATGGGAATGTTGATCTACAAAGAGCTCCAGCAAGTGATGAGTTTGTCCATCTACGTGAAGTTCCTTCGCCATGCCAGAAGAGAAGATATGGGCAACTGTTCGACAAGGAAGAGAGTTAA